A single Syngnathus acus chromosome 8, fSynAcu1.2, whole genome shotgun sequence DNA region contains:
- the znf385c gene encoding zinc finger protein 385C isoform X3: MLIGTSGQGLVASLPVAGRPLQQPQLDLKHLLPFRLNGSSPLSLFPNFNSMDPVQKAVINHTFGVPQPLKKKQIISCNICHLRFNSTNQAEAHYKGHKHTRKLKAMEAQKNRQRRAGEAAARERDRTEMADVAATPPAADPGSEEGISLQSDSPDVKTEESSAAPPSDVAAAEAAAPPLSPTLRLSPTLRLSPTLRLSDTAAASDSAAPEAAEGSRGRTDSSGADAEARADEEGKKSKAHLHCPVCKVTMNSASQLEAHNSGTKHKLMLEGQSVLPRRRGKMAAARASYKSKRLASKGSVGVTNKSFQCQVCEIFVNSETQLSQHMNSRRHKDRMAGKPPKPKFSPHGKSRQISLASMRWNGCAGATVSAMKKALGSYGLASLSSQTKLALQKQLTKSLAAGFLPGPLAPPTLCTVAANPLALRPPMGAPAFIQTPFLGPALFRPAPGPLRPAHAPIIFSPY, translated from the exons gtACATCAGGACAAGGGCTGGTGGCCTCGCTGCCCGTGGCGGGACGGCCGCTGCAGCAGCCCCAGCTGGACCTGAAGCACCTGCTGCCGTTCCGTCTCAACGGCTCGTCGCCGCTCAGCCTCTTCCCCAACTTCAACTCG ATGGACCCTGTGCAGAAGGCGGTGATCAATCACACCTTTGGCGTCCCGCAGCCCCTCAAGAAGAAGCAGATCATCTCCTGCAACATTTGCCACCTGCGCTTTAACTCCACG AACCAGGCGGAGGCTCACTACAAGGGCCACAAGCACACACGCAAGCTCAAAGCCATGGAGGCGCAGAAGAACAGGCAGCGGCGGGCCGGCGAAGCCGCGGCCAGGGAGCGGGACCGGACCGAGATGGCGGACGTCGCAGCCACGCCCCCTGCTGCCGACCCCGGCTCAGAGGAGGGAATAA GTCTTCAGTCAGACTCCCCAGACGTCAAAACAGAGGAGAGCTCGGCCGCGCCGCCGTCGGACGTGGCGGCCGCCGAAGCGGCGGCGCCGCCGCTCTCGCCGACCTTGCGGCTCTCGCCGACCTTGCGGCTCTCGCCGACCTTGCGGCTCTCTGACACGGCGGCGGCGTCTGACTCCGCTGCTCCAGAGGCGGCCGAGGGCTCGAGAGGCCGGACGGACTCGTCCGGCGCCGACGCAGAGGCGCGGGCGGACGAGGAGGGCAAGAAGAGCAAAGCGCACCTTCACTGTCCCGTCTGCAAAGTGACCATGAACTCGGCCTCGCAGCTGGAAGCCCACAACAGCG GTACAAAACACAAGCTGATGCTAGAAGGTCAAAGCGTGCTGCCCCGCCGCCGCGGCAAGATGGCGGCGGCCCGCGCCAGCTATAAGAGCAAGCGGCTGGCGAGCAAAGGCAGCGTGGGCGTCACCAACAAGAGCTTTCAGTGCCAAGTGTGCGAGATCTTTGTCAACTCCGAGACGCAGCTCAGCCAG CACATGAACAGCAGACGGCACAAGGACCGAATGGCCGGAAAACCGCCCAAGCCCAAATTCAGCCCGCACGGCAAGAGCCGGCAGATCAGCTTAGCG agcatgCGATGGAACGGCTGTGCGGGCGCGACTGTGTCGGCCATGAAGAAAGCTTTGGGCAGCTACGGCCTGGCCTCGCTCTCCTCGCAG ACCAAACTGGCCTTGCAGAAGCAGCTGACCAAGAGCTTGGCTGCGGGCTTCCTGCCCGGCCCCCTGGCGCCGCCCACCCTGTGCACGGTTGCCGCCAACCCGCTGGCGCTACGCCCCCCAATGGGCGCCCCCGCCTTCATACAGACGCCCTTCCTGGGGCCGGCGCTTTTCCGGCCCGCTCCGGGTCCTCTGCGGCCCGCGCACGCACCCATCATCTTCTCCCCCTACTAA
- the nkiras2 gene encoding NF-kappa-B inhibitor-interacting Ras-like protein 2 isoform X1 translates to MIVSRKKKLTTTNDDLTTSARYYHYHAHGGCRERSVMGKSCKVVVCGQAAVGKTAVLEQLLYANHVAGSETMETLEDIYIGSIETDRGTREQVRFYDTRGLRDGTEFPRHYYSFADGFVLVYSIDSKESFKRMEALKKDIDRHRDKKEVTIVVLGNKLDKQEERRVDANMAQNWAKNEKVRLWELSVADRRTLVEPFVYLASKMTQPQSKSTFPLSRNKNKGSGPTDG, encoded by the exons ATGATCGTTTCACGAAAGAAAAagctaacaacaacaaacgaCGACCTGACAACTTCTGCACGTTACTACCACTATCATGCGCACGGAGGCTGTCG AGAGAGGAGCGTCATGGGGAAAAGCTGCAAAGTGGTGGTATGTGGCCAGGCTGCAGTTGGTAAAACGGCCGTGTTGGAGCAGCTATTGTACGCCAATCATGTCGCAG GTTCCGAGACCATGGAGACGCTGGAGGACATCTACATCGGATCTATCGAGACCGATCGGGGCACCCGCGAGCAGGTGCGCTTTTACGACACCCGAGGGCTCCGCGACGGCACGGAATTCCCCCGGCATTACTACAGCTTCGCCGACGGCTTCGTACTGGTTTACAGCATCGACAGCAAGGAGTCCTTCAAGCGCATGGAGGCTCTTAAGAAGGACATCGACCGACACAGAGATAAGAAGGAG GTAACCATCGTGGTCCTGGGCAACAAGCTGGACAAGCAGGAGGAACGGCGCGTGGACGCCAACATGGCGCAGAACTGGGCCAAGAACGAGAAGGTGCGCCTGTGGGAGCTGTCGGTGGCTGACCGCCGCACGCTCGTCGAGCCTTTTGTGTACCTGGCCAGCAAAATGACGCAGCCGCAGAGCAAGTCCACCTTCCCGCTCAGCCGCAACAAGAACAAGGGCAGCGGGCCCACGGATGGCTGA
- the nkiras2 gene encoding NF-kappa-B inhibitor-interacting Ras-like protein 2 isoform X2 encodes MGKSCKVVVCGQAAVGKTAVLEQLLYANHVAGSETMETLEDIYIGSIETDRGTREQVRFYDTRGLRDGTEFPRHYYSFADGFVLVYSIDSKESFKRMEALKKDIDRHRDKKEVTIVVLGNKLDKQEERRVDANMAQNWAKNEKVRLWELSVADRRTLVEPFVYLASKMTQPQSKSTFPLSRNKNKGSGPTDG; translated from the exons ATGGGGAAAAGCTGCAAAGTGGTGGTATGTGGCCAGGCTGCAGTTGGTAAAACGGCCGTGTTGGAGCAGCTATTGTACGCCAATCATGTCGCAG GTTCCGAGACCATGGAGACGCTGGAGGACATCTACATCGGATCTATCGAGACCGATCGGGGCACCCGCGAGCAGGTGCGCTTTTACGACACCCGAGGGCTCCGCGACGGCACGGAATTCCCCCGGCATTACTACAGCTTCGCCGACGGCTTCGTACTGGTTTACAGCATCGACAGCAAGGAGTCCTTCAAGCGCATGGAGGCTCTTAAGAAGGACATCGACCGACACAGAGATAAGAAGGAG GTAACCATCGTGGTCCTGGGCAACAAGCTGGACAAGCAGGAGGAACGGCGCGTGGACGCCAACATGGCGCAGAACTGGGCCAAGAACGAGAAGGTGCGCCTGTGGGAGCTGTCGGTGGCTGACCGCCGCACGCTCGTCGAGCCTTTTGTGTACCTGGCCAGCAAAATGACGCAGCCGCAGAGCAAGTCCACCTTCCCGCTCAGCCGCAACAAGAACAAGGGCAGCGGGCCCACGGATGGCTGA
- the dnajc7 gene encoding dnaJ homolog subfamily C member 7 yields the protein MAAKRCDAGNMDPDIELLSDDELEREADGYKEQGNAFYIQKDYAEAFNYYTKAIDMCPKNASYYGNRAATLMMLCRYREALEDSQQAVRLDNSFMKGHLREGKCHLSLGNAMAASRCFHKVLELEAENSQAQQELKSAESVLEYERMAEMGFDKRDYRMVVFCMDRALESAPACHRFKILKAECLALLGRYPEAQSVASDILRMDSTNADALYVRGLCLYYEDCIDKAVQFFVQALRMAPDHEKARLACRNAKALKAKKEEGNKAFKEGSFDAAYVLYSEALTIDPNNIKTNAKLYCNRATVGSKLKKVEQAIEDCTKAIKLDETYIKAYLRRAQCYMDTERYEEAVRDYEKVYQTEKTKEHKQLLKHAQLELKKSKRKDYYKVLGVDKNATEEEIKKAYRKRALLHHPDRHSGASAEVQKEEEKKFKEVGEAFSVLSDPKKKSRYDSGQDLEDEGMNMGDFDANNIFKAFFGAPGGFSFEASGPGNFFFQFG from the exons ATGGCGGCGAAGCGGTGCGATGCTGGGAACATGGACCCCGACATCGAACTCCTTAGCGACGACGAATTGGAACG GGAAGCCGATGGCTACAAAGAGCAAGGCAATGCGTTCTACATCCAGAAGGATTACGCAGAAGCCTTCAATTACTACACCAAGGCCATTG ACATGTGTCCAAAGAACGCCAGTTACTACGGCAACCGAGCGGCCACTCTGATGATGCTGTGTCGGTACCGCGAGGCTTTGGAGGATTCCCAGCAAGCAGTGAGGCTGGATAACTCCTTCATGAAG GGGCACTTGCGAGAGGGGAAGTGCCACCTGTCCCTCGGCAACGCCATGGCGGCCTCGCGCTGCTTCCACAAGGTCCTGGAGCTGGAGGCCGAGAACAGCCAAGCCCAGCAGgag CTCAAGAGCGCCGAGTCCGTCCTGGAATACGAGCGGATGGCAGAGATGGGCTTTGACAAGAGAGACTACCGCATG GTGGTCTTCTGCATGGACCGAGCTTTGGAGTCTGCCCCGGCCTGCCATCGGTTCAAGATACTGAAAGCCGAGTGCTTGGCCCTGCTGGGACGCTACCCGGAAGCTCAGTCGGTGGCCAG CGACATTTTAAGAATGGACTCCACCAACGCGGATGCGCTGTACGTGCGCGGCCTTTGTCTCTACTACGAGGACTGCATCGACAAGGCGGTCCAGTTCTTCGTACAGGCCCTACGCATGGCTCCGGATCACGAGAAAGCCCGGCTCGCCTGTCGA AACGCCAAGGCGCTGAAGGCCAAGAAGGAGGAGGGCAACAAGGCGTTCAAGGAGGGCAGCTTTGACGCCGCCTACGTCCTCTACTCTGAGGCGCTAACAATAGACCCCAACAACATCAAGACCAACGCCAAGCTGTACTGTAACAGAGCCACGGTGGGCTCCAAG CTGAAGAAAGTGGAACAGGCCATCGAAGACTGCACAAAAGCCATTAAGCTGGATGAGACCTACATCAAGGCCTATTTGCGACGAGCGCAATG CTACATGGACACGGAGCGGTACGAAGAGGCCGTTCGAGACTACGAGAAGGTTTACCAGACAGAGAAGACAAAAG AGCACAAGCAGCTGTTAAAACACGCACAGCTGGAGCTAAAGAAAAGCAAGCGGAAAGACTACTACAAGGTGCTCGGCGTAGACAAGAACGCAACCGAGGAGGAGATCAAGAAGGCGTACCGCAAACGGGCTCTCTTACATCACCCAG ATCGGCACAGCGGCGCAAGCGCGGAGGTGcaaaaggaagaggagaagaaatTCAAGGAGGTGGGCGAGGCCTTCAGCGTGTTGTCGGACCCCAAGAAGAAGTCACGCTACGACAGCGGACAGGACCTGGAGGACGAGGGCATGAACATGGGAG ATTTTGACGCCAACAACATTTTCAAGGCATTCTTCGGTGCTCCGGGAGGTTTTAGTTTTGAAG CCTCCGGGCCAGGAAATTTCTTCTTCCAGTTCGGTTAA
- the odad4 gene encoding tetratricopeptide repeat protein 25 isoform X1 → MSETESECKNPKAKGVFSTLMADGDWLLLKGECEKAVESYSTALTLKPEDKDCFVGRSKCYLKVGQYEKALRDAEASLQEDHSFFEVCVFDITLNNCVEQMIQLFFFYFNEGLYQKAEALYCLGEFEFALVFYHQGLKLRPQVHEFQLGIQKAHEAIENAVTVPPAVIQKVKADMLQKDAEQMTAAKKPHTSETEKKSKKYLGEFYEDRKYLENLLKDEALVKSKTRNGKQLQDVIQGCLTYLDDCADFWNQQKPPCPSPKDPQRQPSKRAKTPARAPTEPAHVILKSL, encoded by the exons ATGTCTGAAACAGAGTCTGAGTGTAAAAATCCGAAGGCGAAAGGTGTTTTCTCCACTTTAATGGCGGATGGTGACTGGTTGCTGCTGAAGGGAGAGTGTGAAAAAGCAGTCGAAAGCTACAGCacg GCTCTGACACTCAAACCTGAAGACAAAGACTGCTTTGTGGGTCGCTCCAAGTGCTACCTAAAGGTGGGTCAATACGAAAAAGCCCTGAGGGACGCCGAAGCGTCACTTCAAGAAGACCACTCCTTTTTTGAGGTATGCGTTTTTGACATCACACTAAACAATTGTGTGGAACAAATGATacaattattctttttttatttcaatgagggcttgtaccagaaGGCCGAGGCTTTGTACTGCTTGGGGGAATTTGAATTTGCGCTAGTGTTTTACCACCAAGGGCTGAAGCTGCGCCCTCAAGTCCACGAGTTCCAGCTGGGCATCCAGAAAGCGCACGAAGCCATTGAGAACGCCGTCACTG TTCCTCCTGCCGTCATACAGAAGGTTAAAGCAGACATGCTGCAAAAAGATGCGGAG CAGATGACAGCAGCCAAGAAGCCACACACCTCTGAGACAGAGAAGAAGAGCAAGAAATACCTGGGGGAGTTTTACGAGGACAGGAAGTATCTGGAGAATTTGTTAAAGGATGaag CCTTGGTGAAAAGCAAGACGAGAAACGGCAAGCAACTGCAGGACGTCATCCAGGGCTGCCTCACATACTTGGATGACTGCGCCGACTTCTGGAACCAGCAGAAGCCCCCGTGTCCTTCACCCAAAGACCCTCAAAGACAACCAAGCAAGCGGGCCAAAACGCCTGCCCGTGCCCCCACGGAACCCGCACATGTGATACTTAAGAGCCTATAG
- the odad4 gene encoding tetratricopeptide repeat protein 25 isoform X4 produces the protein MSETESECKNPKAKGVFSTLMADGDWLLLKGECEKAVESYSTALTLKPEDKDCFVGRSKCYLKVGQYEKALRDAEASLQEDHSFFEKAEALYCLGEFEFALVFYHQGLKLRPQVHEFQLGIQKAHEAIENAVTVPPAVIQKVKADMLQKDAEQMTAAKKPHTSETEKKSKKYLGEFYEDRKYLENLLKDEALVKSKTRNGKQLQDVIQGCLTYLDDCADFWNQQKPPCPSPKDPQRQPSKRAKTPARAPTEPAHVILKSL, from the exons ATGTCTGAAACAGAGTCTGAGTGTAAAAATCCGAAGGCGAAAGGTGTTTTCTCCACTTTAATGGCGGATGGTGACTGGTTGCTGCTGAAGGGAGAGTGTGAAAAAGCAGTCGAAAGCTACAGCacg GCTCTGACACTCAAACCTGAAGACAAAGACTGCTTTGTGGGTCGCTCCAAGTGCTACCTAAAGGTGGGTCAATACGAAAAAGCCCTGAGGGACGCCGAAGCGTCACTTCAAGAAGACCACTCCTTTTTTGAG aaGGCCGAGGCTTTGTACTGCTTGGGGGAATTTGAATTTGCGCTAGTGTTTTACCACCAAGGGCTGAAGCTGCGCCCTCAAGTCCACGAGTTCCAGCTGGGCATCCAGAAAGCGCACGAAGCCATTGAGAACGCCGTCACTG TTCCTCCTGCCGTCATACAGAAGGTTAAAGCAGACATGCTGCAAAAAGATGCGGAG CAGATGACAGCAGCCAAGAAGCCACACACCTCTGAGACAGAGAAGAAGAGCAAGAAATACCTGGGGGAGTTTTACGAGGACAGGAAGTATCTGGAGAATTTGTTAAAGGATGaag CCTTGGTGAAAAGCAAGACGAGAAACGGCAAGCAACTGCAGGACGTCATCCAGGGCTGCCTCACATACTTGGATGACTGCGCCGACTTCTGGAACCAGCAGAAGCCCCCGTGTCCTTCACCCAAAGACCCTCAAAGACAACCAAGCAAGCGGGCCAAAACGCCTGCCCGTGCCCCCACGGAACCCGCACATGTGATACTTAAGAGCCTATAG
- the odad4 gene encoding tetratricopeptide repeat protein 25 isoform X3, whose product MSETESECKNPKAKGVFSTLMADGDWLLLKGECEKAVESYSTALTLKPEDKDCFVGRSKCYLKVGQYEKALRDAEASLQEDHSFFEGLYQKAEALYCLGEFEFALVFYHQGLKLRPQVHEFQLGIQKAHEAIENAVTVPPAVIQKVKADMLQKDAEQMTAAKKPHTSETEKKSKKYLGEFYEDRKYLENLLKDEALVKSKTRNGKQLQDVIQGCLTYLDDCADFWNQQKPPCPSPKDPQRQPSKRAKTPARAPTEPAHVILKSL is encoded by the exons ATGTCTGAAACAGAGTCTGAGTGTAAAAATCCGAAGGCGAAAGGTGTTTTCTCCACTTTAATGGCGGATGGTGACTGGTTGCTGCTGAAGGGAGAGTGTGAAAAAGCAGTCGAAAGCTACAGCacg GCTCTGACACTCAAACCTGAAGACAAAGACTGCTTTGTGGGTCGCTCCAAGTGCTACCTAAAGGTGGGTCAATACGAAAAAGCCCTGAGGGACGCCGAAGCGTCACTTCAAGAAGACCACTCCTTTTTTGAG ggcttgtaccagaaGGCCGAGGCTTTGTACTGCTTGGGGGAATTTGAATTTGCGCTAGTGTTTTACCACCAAGGGCTGAAGCTGCGCCCTCAAGTCCACGAGTTCCAGCTGGGCATCCAGAAAGCGCACGAAGCCATTGAGAACGCCGTCACTG TTCCTCCTGCCGTCATACAGAAGGTTAAAGCAGACATGCTGCAAAAAGATGCGGAG CAGATGACAGCAGCCAAGAAGCCACACACCTCTGAGACAGAGAAGAAGAGCAAGAAATACCTGGGGGAGTTTTACGAGGACAGGAAGTATCTGGAGAATTTGTTAAAGGATGaag CCTTGGTGAAAAGCAAGACGAGAAACGGCAAGCAACTGCAGGACGTCATCCAGGGCTGCCTCACATACTTGGATGACTGCGCCGACTTCTGGAACCAGCAGAAGCCCCCGTGTCCTTCACCCAAAGACCCTCAAAGACAACCAAGCAAGCGGGCCAAAACGCCTGCCCGTGCCCCCACGGAACCCGCACATGTGATACTTAAGAGCCTATAG
- the odad4 gene encoding tetratricopeptide repeat protein 25 isoform X2 yields MSETESECKNPKAKGVFSTLMADGDWLLLKGECEKAVESYSTALTLKPEDKDCFVGRSKCYLKVGQYEKALRDAEASLQEDHSFFEVCVFDITLNNCVEQMIQLFFFYFNEGLYQKAEALYCLGEFEFALVFYHQGLKLRPQVHEFQLGIQKAHEAIENAVTVPPAVIQKVKADMLQKDAEMTAAKKPHTSETEKKSKKYLGEFYEDRKYLENLLKDEALVKSKTRNGKQLQDVIQGCLTYLDDCADFWNQQKPPCPSPKDPQRQPSKRAKTPARAPTEPAHVILKSL; encoded by the exons ATGTCTGAAACAGAGTCTGAGTGTAAAAATCCGAAGGCGAAAGGTGTTTTCTCCACTTTAATGGCGGATGGTGACTGGTTGCTGCTGAAGGGAGAGTGTGAAAAAGCAGTCGAAAGCTACAGCacg GCTCTGACACTCAAACCTGAAGACAAAGACTGCTTTGTGGGTCGCTCCAAGTGCTACCTAAAGGTGGGTCAATACGAAAAAGCCCTGAGGGACGCCGAAGCGTCACTTCAAGAAGACCACTCCTTTTTTGAGGTATGCGTTTTTGACATCACACTAAACAATTGTGTGGAACAAATGATacaattattctttttttatttcaatgagggcttgtaccagaaGGCCGAGGCTTTGTACTGCTTGGGGGAATTTGAATTTGCGCTAGTGTTTTACCACCAAGGGCTGAAGCTGCGCCCTCAAGTCCACGAGTTCCAGCTGGGCATCCAGAAAGCGCACGAAGCCATTGAGAACGCCGTCACTG TTCCTCCTGCCGTCATACAGAAGGTTAAAGCAGACATGCTGCAAAAAGATGCGGAG ATGACAGCAGCCAAGAAGCCACACACCTCTGAGACAGAGAAGAAGAGCAAGAAATACCTGGGGGAGTTTTACGAGGACAGGAAGTATCTGGAGAATTTGTTAAAGGATGaag CCTTGGTGAAAAGCAAGACGAGAAACGGCAAGCAACTGCAGGACGTCATCCAGGGCTGCCTCACATACTTGGATGACTGCGCCGACTTCTGGAACCAGCAGAAGCCCCCGTGTCCTTCACCCAAAGACCCTCAAAGACAACCAAGCAAGCGGGCCAAAACGCCTGCCCGTGCCCCCACGGAACCCGCACATGTGATACTTAAGAGCCTATAG
- the LOC119125271 gene encoding 2',3'-cyclic-nucleotide 3'-phosphodiesterase gives MDPENNAEVPDMLENLQQEAAAAVVTQLEASAEPEKPAAAEGEETEPLVVNSGGDASGTNTAAPIRAYLHRNSPEAEPPVPVAVPEESEPVPEAAPPTQEEPVPPTQEEPAPPEQPQEPQPPSSEKIQEEAVKEALTQNGGEKTEASTEKLAEVSVQKEGNEAETARPAEPKKEDEPEVSAKSAESSEAVPDKEETVPSADSLAFPILKHEKTKNALRASRTLVVIRGLPGSGKTFLSRALADAYKDRCSVFCADDYADNGDRGTDVHKALDEAVVACCVDAASALVVVDDTNHTQERLARLGEMAREHGMVAIFLEPRTEWSADIARLAKLAGRKPAAVAAVKRQLDEVRLPLFFGWFLLTPAQDRLRSTGNDFLTALDGVKKNAVGSSVNEGQEVPLEQYFKSKGSFHCTTKFCDYGKAEGAKEYAQKPAVSELYGSVFDLAVSALFVTPRTFGARVSLTEEQLVLWPADAEKEAEPSVPGAASLPAGSRAHVTLGCAEGVAAVQTGLDLLEILVLQQVEPVTDLELGSLRFYGEGRWMLELKEPMCAAACFSSFYKRRGPSHEQGKKDSKKKKNCAIL, from the exons ATGGACCCTGAAAACAACGCTGAAGTTCCCGACATGTTGGAGAATCTGCAacaggaggcggcggcggcggttgTGACACAGTTGGAAGCGTCTGCAGAGCCTGAGAAGCCAGCAGCTGCCGAGGGGGAGGAGACGGAGCCGCTTGTGGTGAACAGCGGCGGCGATGCGTCCGGAACCAACACCGCCGCGCCTATCCGAGCTTACTTGCACCGTAATAGCCCCGAAGCTGAGCCACCGGTGCCTGTTGCTGTGCCAGAAGAGTCTGAGCCGGTTCCAGAAGCTGCGCCGCCAACCCAGGAAGAGCCTGTGCCGCCAACCCAGGAAGAGCCTGCGCCACCAGAGCAGCCTCAAGAACCACAGCCTCCAAGCTCAGAGAAGATTCAGGAAGAAGCTGTCAAGGAAGCTCTGACACAAAATGGCGGGGAGAAAACGGAAGCATCCACGGAGAAGCTAGCCGAAGTCTCTGTGCAGAAAGAGGGGAATGAAGCTGAAACGGCACGCCCAGCTGAGCCCAAGAAGGAAGATGAGCCGGAAGTAAGCGCCAAGTCGGCTGAGTCGAGTGAGGCCGTGCCCGATAAGGAGGAGACGGTTCCCTCTGCCGACTCCCTGGCGTTCCCCATCCTGAAACACGAGAAGACCAAAAACGCACTGCGCGCCTCTCGCACCCTGGTGGTCATCAGAGGCCTTCCGGGAAGCGGCAAGACCTTCTTGTCCCGAGCGCTGGCCGACGCCTACAAGGACCGCTGCTCCGTCTTCTGCGCCGACGACTACGCGGACAACGGGGACCGCGGCACGGATGTGCACAAGGCCCTCGACGAGGCGGTGGTGGCCTGCTGCGTCGACGCCGCCTCGgcgctggtggtggtggacgACACCAACCACACCCAGGAGCGGCTGGCCCGCCTGGGCGAGATGGCTCGGGAGCACGGCATGGTCGCCATCTTCCTGGAGCCGCGCACGGAATGGAGCGCCGACATTGCGCGGCTCGCCAAGCTGGCCGGCCGCAAGCCGGCCGCCGTCGCTGCCGTGAAGCGCCAACTGGATGAAGTGCGCCTGCCGCTGTTCTTCGGCTGGTTCCTGCTCACCCCTGCGCAGGACCGGCTCAGGTCCACAGGCAACGACTTTCTGACTGCGCTGGACGGCGTCAAGAAGAACGCTGTTGGCT CGTCTGTGAATGAAGGGCAAGAAGTTCCTCTGGAGCAATACTTCAAAAGCAAAGGAAGCTTCCACTGCACCACCAAGTTTTGTGACTATGGGAAGGCAGAGGGAGCCAAAGAATATGCCCAGAAACCA gcAGTCTCGGAGTTGTACGGCTCAGTGTTCGATCTGGCCGTGAGCGCGCTTTTCGTCACGCCTCGCACCTTCGGCGCCCGCGTCAGCCTCACGGAGGAGCAACTGGTGCTGTGGCCGGCCGACGCCGAAAAGGAGGCGGAGCCCTCCGTCCCTGGCGCCGCCTCCTTGCCGGCGGGCAGCCGTGCCCACGTCACCCTGGGTTGCGCGGAGGGCGTGGCGGCGGTCCAAACGGGTCTGGACCTGCTGGAGATCCTGGTGTTACAACAAGTGGAACCCGTCACCGACTTGGAGCTCGGCTCGCTGCGCTTTTACGGCGAAGGGAGGTGGATGCTGGAGCTCAAAGAGCCCATGTGCGCGGCGGCGTGCTTCTCCAGCTTCTACAAGCGCAGGGGCCCATCCCACGAGCAGGGCAAAAAAGAttccaagaagaagaagaactgCGCCATCTTGTGA